Proteins encoded together in one Mus caroli chromosome 4, CAROLI_EIJ_v1.1, whole genome shotgun sequence window:
- the Cer1 gene encoding cerberus: MHLLLFQLLVLLPLGKADLCVDGCQSQGSLSFPLLERGRRDLHVANHEEAEDKPDLFVAVPHLMGTSLAGEGQRQRGKMLSRLGRFWKKPETELYPPRDVESDHVSSGMQAVTQPADGRKVERSPLQEEAKRFWHRFMFRKGPAFQGVILPIKSHEVHWETCRTVPFNQTIAHEDCQKVVVQNNLCFGKCSSIRFPGEGADAHSFCSHCSPTKFTTVHLRLNCTSPTPVVKMVMQVEECQCMVKTERGEERLLLAGSQGSFIPGLPASKTNP; encoded by the exons ATGCATCTCCTCTTATTTCAGTTACTTGTTCTCTTGCCTCTGGGGAAGGCAGACCTATGTGTGGATGGCTGCCAGAGTCAGGGCTCTTTATCCTTTCCGCTCCTAGAAAGGGGTCGCAGAGATCTCCATGTGGCCAACCACGAGGAGGCAGAAGACAAGCCGGATTTGTTTGTGGCCGTGCCACACCTCATGGGCACCAGCCTGGCTGGGGAaggccagaggcagagagggaagatgCTGTCCAGGCTTGGAAGATTCTGGAAGAAACCTGAGACTGAACTTTATCCCCCAAGGGATGTGGAAAGCGATCATGTCTCATCGGGGATGCAGGCCGTGACTCAACCAGCAGATGGGAGGAAAGTGGAGAGATCACCTCTGCAGGAGGAAGCCAAGAGGTTCTGGCATCGGTTCATGTTCAGAAAGGGCCCTGCGTTCCAGGGAGTCATCCTACCCATCAAAAGCCACGAAGTACACTGGGAGACCTGCAGGACTGTGCCCTTCAACCAG ACCATTGCCCATGAAGACTGTCAAAAAGTCGTTGTCCAGAACAACCTTTGCTTTGGCAAATGCAGTTCCATTCGTTTTCCTGGAGAAGGGGCAGATGCCCACAGCTTCTGCTCCCACTGCTCGCCCACCAAATTCACCACCGTGCACTTGAGGCTGAACTGCACCAGCCCAACCCCCGTGGTCAAGATGGTGATGCAAGTAGAAGAGTGTCAGTGCATGGTGAAGACGGAACGTGGAGAGGAGCGCCTCCTACTGGCTGGTTCCCAGGGTTCCTTCATCCCTGGACTTCCAGCTTCAAAAACAAACCCATGA